DNA from Scylla paramamosain isolate STU-SP2022 chromosome 42, ASM3559412v1, whole genome shotgun sequence:
AGTCTCTTGGCTAGTTCGTGCATCACCTCTTTGAATATGAGCGTGTCCACGTTCTGGCCCAGCATGTAGAAGAGGAACCAGTCGCCCATCTTACTCTTCCTCACTATCGTATTGATCACCTCTTTGTTGATTAGACGGAAGCGGAGACAAAGGAGGTAGGCGCGCATCCTCGGACTCAGGATGATCATGAGTCGGTAGAGCAGCACGAAGAACGTGAggaacaccagcagcaggaacCAGAACCACAGGAAGATGTAGATTTTCTCGTTGACGATGTTGATGGGCAGGATGCAGAGCGAGTCGTAGCGCTCCAGCTCGCCCGACGTGCCGAACTTGCTGAAGGAACACTTGGTCATGCGCGGGAACACGAAGATCATGGGGTCGCATGCGCACCTCCTGATCATCTTCCATGAACTTGATCACGTCCAGACCGAACGTGAGGAAGGTGTTGCCCAGGAAGCGGTCGATCAGGAACATCTGACCTGAAACACCAAGAAGACAGCCACCGTTAGAAAAGCATCCATGACCTGTGACCTTTGAATCCACTCTTTCctatccccctcccttccccgcgCAGCCTGCCTTGATCCCCATCTCCGCCCctcctgacaaaaaaaaaaaaatgaaaaagaaacaaatttgTCATACCAAGGATCAGAATACAAATGATCCTACGCGCATAAATCAGAACACAACGCGATCTACAAACAACCAAACATCCGAACACATTTCACTTGGCGGCACAAAACACGGGCACCGAGGAAGGCAGCCTCTCCGTGTTTACAGCGACTCACGTACACAGGCGCGCCAGCCGACATAAAGAAGGAACCTCCCGCAGTCAGATCTCAGGTAAACTCTCGCAGGTTTACAATACCCAAGATGATACGAGTCTCGCCCAAGTTGTTCCCTCTACTAAATCTACTCCGTGTTGTCTCCAGGTTTGGTTATGTGGCAGCAGTATGCACTTTGGTTACGATGATAGTAAAGTCTTGTCACTTactcgactactttcaataggctctTGTGGCGATAGTGAGGGtattcaatggtgttttcatgattctagtgatagtttaataaggattctgcatAACTATTGCAGGAAAAAGACTTATGGAAAGATGATTTATTATCTTtaaggcctttgaaaatagtcttggtgagagaagaaagtgtttaagaataaaaGTGTTGATTAGTGAGTTATATACCGCCCTTCCTTCCACTGTGTCTAACGTTCCTGTCTGGCGTCTTGTAATCTAAGGAGCTATACTGCCAGGGTTTATAAGTAGGTTGCcggcagatcagaggacttaagagtgaaagaaaaaaaaaaggaaacagtgaaAGTGAATGAAGTTAATAGATTCTGACCACGAATGTAACTGCAGAGAAACGTGGACGAGTAAGAGTATGTAGGATTACTAAGCAGGAATTCAATGCgcatattcatttattcctcaTACGCATCAAATGTAAAACttgtggaaagaaataaaaaaatagaaaaaaaaaatcttgatccACACACTTCCTCAACCATGCAAgtccacatccacccatccacacacacatgtaggccCCACTCAGAGCCAGCTACCCACAACCactcacacacgcccacacacacccaaacaagGGGCCTACAAGACGGACGCCCCTCGTCAAGGATTCATCTCTCTTCCTGGTTGGGTCACATTTGGAAAAACAACTATTGCTTTAAAGGAGAACGACACCAAGGGCATcgcgtgtccgtgtgtgtgtgtgtgtgtgtgtgtgtgtgtgtgtgtgtgtgtgtgtgtgtgtgtgtgtgtgtgtgtgtgtgtgtgtgacttcaaggacgtacacacacacacacacacacacacacacacacacacacacaccacacacacacacatttcacagGCATTCACcagttcttctccttctcctctttctccttctcctccttcttctccttctcctccttcccctcctccccctcctcctcctctactcaaACTGCTATTCCTCTTCAATTTCCCCTATTCTGTATAACTCCAATCTTAACCTTTAACTATCATtagacactactactactactacttttactactactactactactactactactactactactactactactactactactacagtttctcctccttccacaaagtacatttcctctatttctcgTCCTTGCCCTCTtcgattccctcctcctcctcctcctcctcgtccaccaccacctactctccctactccaccacctccaccacgtcCACTTGGCCTTTCCCGCTCTCACTCACCGAGGGAGGACCAGTAGAATAAGGTAGAATACTCAAGTAGGTAACCTTGTTTTGGGCTGAGAGGCTTTTTGTTACCTGTTCCTCTTACTTTCCAACGATACTTTTTTCCTACACCTctgtatccaccaccaccaccaccaccaccatcacctccttctcAGTAATGTGACCTCAAGAATCACTCCCACGTTATCCTTCTGTTGCAGGAAacgaagtaaaggaaggaaggaaggggagaggagaggaatggaggaaagcaagggatagagagagcaggagggtgcaggaaaaggagggaatgagaaaaatgagaggtggaaaaagaggagattaAGAATAAGTGGAGATtacaagagaggaagaaaaatgaaggaagtggggagaagaaaaaacagagagagagagagagagagagagagagagagagagagagagagagagagagagagagagagagagagagagagagagagagagagagagagagtattgtataaaagtaggaggagaaggaggcattTTCTACCTACCTATTCATCCCTTATTCCTTCACTCACAATAAGGTCCGTCCTTATCCTGACCCTCGCCACTGTACCAAACCCTGACCCTccctgaccttacctgacctacccttgtatttcttgtgttttgGTAGGTGTTGTTATGAAGCAAAAttcttttcctactactactactactactactactactactactactactattactactactactactactactactactactactactactactactactgttactactactactactactactactactacgactagcAGCTAACACTCTTGCCATTTATCACTTAAGTAGGCAAAAAATACAaagcatttcttttattcctcgtttcctctcctctcctctcctgtttttcctattctttcctaCTACTTcctatttcatcttccttctaaATTCGCTTCTTATCCATTTTTCACCCTTcgttctctcttgttttttttttatgtttttctttttcttttctgtaacttctcttcctatttcttctgctcctctttctttaccctttccagtcatttatcccttcctctcctactcatcttctttcctcttcctcctacctttctatttccttgttctctctttccattctcctcttttaactcgcctctccctattccttcctctactcctcctcctttctttctcacttataaattctctctcccgttctcctcctcctcctcctcctcctcctcctcctcctcatccaatTATGATTAACTACAATTCcgtgcatttttttctctgccaCTTAAACATGAACACAAAAATCCTTTCAGTGTATTCATTCGAAGCTCACCTCTGGGTTCGACTCCCAACTGAGGCTTCACTTCACCTGCCTCATGTTTGGGggcggagaggaggaagaggaggaagaggaggaggagggtattgATTTTCGGCTTCATGGGGTCTCATTTGCATAACGCGCGGGTTATTGTTGTGTATTCTTTTTTGGTTCAACCtctcctatgtgtgtgtgtgtgtgtgtgtgtgtgtgtgtgtgtagctattcactcaccaacaacaacagaaacaaaaaaagaacaaagcagGGAAGGCACGATACAAGTACGAGTGATATATgactaaaataaacaaataaacttgCTTCCCACACTCTGGTTAAGGGAGATTCAATAACACAGCACTAACTTAGCAATAGCGTGTTGATAATCCTGCTATATAGTGCCGTGTTTATGTGTGCGTGTAGTGAGGCGGCTCAGGGTGCGAGGTTAGTGTTGTGTCTCGACAAGGCCTGGGATTGAGTTAATTATCAAGTCATTTGTGTCAATCTGGAACATCATGAACGCTAGAACTTAAAATTTAGATTAGCTTTTTTCTTGTGATGTAGTTTTaaatcttcttctcttctcttctttctcttctcttcctcctcctccttctcttcctcttcacattatttctattactaccgcaggaacgtaaaaaaatatTCTGATACGGCAGTCGCCCCTACTGCTGCGACTAAAACAACTCATTTTCTTAACGTTTCTGTGGTAAAGGtgctgttcttttgttttccattctttctcctatttgaaataaaagaataaatcaaAATTTACGCTACCGTTGTTGTATTCaggttcttcttccttcttcttttgctgTTACGAGAAGAACTGGTTAACTTCCTAAGAAACTAATTAACTAGCCAACTAACAAACTAAATAATTAAGAAACTAACTAAGAAACTTTTTAACTAAATAAATATCAGTTTTCCTGTACTGAagtctccctcctgctcctgttcttcctcctcctcttcctattgttactatcattactaatcctcctcctcctcctcctcctcctcataacaatactactactactactactacttctactactattactactactaccaataccaccaccaccaccactacaactggCAGAGACTCCCGTGACTCCCAGAgcaaggcggggcggggcgggacgcgGGGGCCAGCTTCAAGCACAGCGGTAAGGGTGTGGCTCTTGCACCCCTGCCTCACCCTCTCTCCAATCCCCCCTCCCCAACCAgctcccttaccttcccctctcatccttcccatctttctcttttctatctctctcctttctcttcactctctcctctccctttccttaccttcatctttccttcatcccctcgcttccttcatctttcttctctcactcatctttttgtcttcatcttatctctctctttattattttttctatatttctcctcttttctcttctttctccatttctctctcttctttctcctctcctctcttcctcctcctcttctttctctttatctgtcttgtcattctcttcctccacctgttcttccttctcctcttcatttctattttcttatcctttcctccacttccctcattTAACTTGTggtgatatctctctctctctctctctctctctctctctctctctctctctctctctctctctctctctctctctctctcactgctcagCTTCCGGAAAATTGCATCAACACCTTATGACgacaaaagtgagagagagagagagagagagagagagagagagagagagagagagagagagagagagagagagagagagagagagagagtctaatgGTAATAAATTGCCTTAgtaatcatttttttctctgaaTTCTTAAGTATGGCACAAAAtagtacgattttttttttatttctttactatttttatttaactGTTATTGAATCCAAGATGCGCcaataaaaatacaagcaaaaaaggaaaagaaacatataggattagttaaataaataaataaataaataaataagacgaaaaataaagataatatcaAATAACCTTGAGATTCTGCTGATATTCCTTTTAAgttcaggtctctctctctctctctctctctctctctctctctctctctctctctctctctctctctctctactataaCGTTTTCTTCAAAGAGGTTGAGgtgtggcagggaaggaggaaggggagggaagggaaggaaagggaaggaggaaggggagggaagggaagggagagaagggaggggaagggaagagatgggaatGGGAGAGTCAGGTgaggaggtgatgatgatggaaggatAATGGCAgataacaatggaagggttgagagagagagagagagagagagagagagagagagagagagagagagagagagagagagagagagagagagagagagagagtaaaggggatAGTAAGAGCCTTCTgcgactactattattactactaccgccaccaccaccaccaccgccaccaccaccaccaccgccaccaccaccaccaccaccctcctctaAAAATATTTCCCACGATTCAAGCAAGAAGCAGAAAGCAGGAGATAAACTTTTGACAAGAGAACGAAAACGACAAGTtactgggagaggaagggaagaaagaggaagagaggaaaagaggaaagagaaagaggaggaagagggggaggaaaggtgtgtgGGGGTAAAGGAACGGGgaaatatttggaagagaaaagcaagatggtggtgagagacgatgtggaggaagggagaggaggaagggacagagagagagagagagactgagagggagaggggtgagagggagaggagaggtggtgatggtggtggtggtgtcgtggcatttctccttctcttcctacgtAGAAATATTTTAATGATAcaaagtgagagacagagagagagacagagagagagagagagagagagagagagagagagagagagagagagagagagagagagagagagagagagagagagagagagagagagagagagagagagagagagagagagagagagagagagagagagagagagagagagagagagagagagagagagagagagagagagagagagaggatgaacagCGGAAGTAGgggcaaggaggaaaaatgtaaatgtaTGCCAGGGAGGAaaaacgagggaaggagagaaaaatacgagaaagaatgaatggtaagggaaggaaggaagaaacgaagagagagagagagagagagagagagagagagagagagagagagagagagagagagagagagagagagagagagagagagagagagagagagagagagagagagagagagagagagagagagagagagagagagagagagagagagagagagagagagagagagagagatgaaaggaagaaaaaataactagaggatggagagaagagaaaaagagacagaaaagtagagtgaatggaggaagtggagataaaggagaagagaaggaaagggaagagaaaagggaggagagagagagagagagagagagagagagagagagagagagagagagagagagagagagagagagagagagagagagagagagagagagagagagagagagagagagagagagagagagagagagagagagagagagaatttttggtAACTAGtaaagataggagagagaagtAGCACAATCTAGCCCAATCTGAGCCAAACTAGCCAAGACCACGCCATCCCAGCCCAATACAGCCCAGCGCAGCCCATCCTACACCAGTCAATAATGAAATTACGCCCACTGTTTTAAAATGGTTCCCCCCACTTTTCTGACCgtcccccttttcttttttttttttttttgcttttgttatgTTTAGTGAGAAGGCTTCGTGAAAATATTAGTTgtgtttattaatctattttttctgctttgctttcttgctttttgcttgtttttggtgagtgtttctctctctctctctctctgcagggaCACACTggcctactttctctctctgcctgtctgtctgtctgtctgtcagtgtggaGAGTCTGTTTCTAAACTTCAACCTTTGTAtatctttgtttatctttgtctgtctatctgtctgtttgttcacACTATTCTCCTCTCGAGCGGCTGTTGGTCGCCCTATCTGTGAATCTATTTTCAGTGTATCTGTCTTGTTATCCTTTTTCTCAGAagtgcatgtctgtctgtctgtttatctgtcactaAGCTTCTACTTAAATTGTCTAagctgtttgtctctgtctgttttcccttgtttattatgtctgtatgtcttcctgtctatctgtctccttgtctgtctgtctgtttatctgtcagtcagtcagtcagtcagccttcctgcttacttttgtcttttataAACTGCCTGTGTCTCTGCTACTTTTCTTCCTGTGtgatctgtctatctgtctgtcagcctttccgtctgtctgcctgtcagtctgtttatttgacagtcagccattcagtcagtcattcagtcaatcttTCTGCTTGCTTTGCCCACACTCCGCTgcctatctctctgtctgttacCTCTATTCATGTTTGATCtgtgtgtctgcttgtctgtctgcctgtcagtctgtctgttttatctgtcagtcacttagtcagtcagtctttctgTTAACTTTACCCGGTCTAAGCTGCCTGTCTTACCTGCTTTCTCCCTGTTTGAGTTTCCTGCCTGTCATTCTTTCTGTCACCGGTGCCTCACCTCGCCCCGCCACACCTGTCAGCGTGTCTGTGGCGGGACCCTCACTCCACACCTGGCGCCTCGCGTTTACGCGCGGCCCGTGAGCTTGGCAATGAATGTCGCATTGCAGATTTGGGCCAACCGTTCCCCTTGATGCTGGTTCAGGTGCTCccacgcattctctctctctctctctctctctctctctctctctctctctctctctctctctctctctttctgtatgtgtgaatgaagcgccgagagagagagagagagagagagagagagagagagagagagagagagagagagagagagagagagagagagagagagagagagagagagagagagagagagagagagagagagagagagagagagagatgctatcAGTCATAATTATGAGAGGGGAATgtgtcatgtatttttttttccgtctgctaatgcttgtctgtctgtgtgtctgtctggtcaagtaacgcagagagagagagagagagagagagagagagagagagagagagagagagagagagagagagagagagagagagagagagagagagagagagagagagagagagagagagagagagagagaattaggataCCAGTAAGATATGAAATACGAGCATTAGTTGTATGGAAAAACCcagtgaggaggatgaggaggaggaggaggaggaagagaagaaggaggaggaggaagaggaggaggaggaggaggaatataagggAGACTTGAGGCTTCTCTTTCAGTAATTACTCATACTTCACTCATAACAAAGAGGCCTTCACatcacctgcctcctcctcctcctcctcctcctcctcctcctcctcctcttcctcttcctcctccttttcatctttattcatcTTATCCCCGAATTTCCTTCtcgccccttccctcctactccttcctctcccttacgtGGGATTAACAGAAGCCGAAGggaggcggggggagggggaggtgtaaAAGTAGAGACAAAATGAGAATGAATTACTTGTACGAATGTTAGTGAAGGgaagtattactactactactactactactactactactactactactaattctgtCGGATAGTAGTGAAGGGATGTGCTATACAAAaacaagtaaagtaaatgtagaaGAAATTATTTGTTTTGCTATAAGGAATACAAGAACCAGAACGTTAGAAGAtataaacgaaataaataaatgaataaataaatatataagtaagtAGATACATGtatagataaatggatgaataaaataaatacacagataaacaaagaaacaaataagtaaacaaataaataaataaaagaacatgcaaatagataaataaacggataaatatataaatgaatgaataaataaataaataaataaataaataaataaataaataaataaataaataaataaataaataaataaataaacgtagcAGATTACAGAAACCAAGAAATACGAACGAATgaacagaaaagaataataatgataaaaaaagaaacatcccAAACtgtaaatgaacaaaaacacatacataaataaataaaatacatatagaaaaataaacaaacaaaaaaataaataaataaataagccacAAAGAATACccgaaaagaaaacagaaccgCAAAAAGATAtcaagttagaaaaaaaaagaaaaaaaaatattcaaaccCAGAGCTCTCACGGAATAATTGAAAGTAAAGCAAAGGATAATGGTGGGATTTTAACACCTGTCTCAAACAACACCTGAGGTAAGCCGCACAAAATAGGTGACCCATTTTCGGGGACTGGAAGCTTAagcgaggcaaggagggagaggtagggagacagagacagagatagagagagagagggagagagagagagagaagtgaaggattttCTACTACACTGtaaaggagggagacagagaagtggaagagagggaggaggaggaggaggtggaggaggagagaatgtaaGAAGGTGATGCATTATGGAGACGGAAtaaagtgagaagaaagagaggaagagaaaattgaggtgaaagggaagagagaaagagaaagagaatgatgtgagagaagaaagactgagaagaagaagacggatgagagagaaagaggtaaagtgaaagaaggaaagtgaatgacatgaaaagaggaagaagagtaaatgaggtgagagagaaaagcgagaagaaaaaaaagaataacaggaaagcgaaaaaaaagatgaattgagagagagagagagagagagagagagagagagagagagagagagagagagagagagagagagagagagagagagagagagagagagagagagagagagagagagaagtacgtATTCATGTGTGGGAGATTtaattaaaggaaggagagaaagagagaaagaaagagacagaaaaatgaGTCAGATCTTCTTTTGTGGCGTGTGGGCGAGTGTTATTAGAGGAATGGCGGGAAATTAGTCAAGACGGGCGGTGCATCCCTCAGTgtctgggagagagggagagagagagagagggagagagagggagagggaggagctgaGAGTATAAGATggcttgattatttttttcattcacagcATCTgactaatttcttttcctttttttccttttttttatttcgtatttaatgagctgtttttcttttttctttgttgtttgtaATGAAAGGATTTGTTCCTgtgtctgtttttatttctttatttgtggttttatttatgtttttttcctctttttcttttttttttttttttgtgtctgtgttttaaGTTACAAGAggttttctatttccttccatcatttttttGGCCTGTTcatcatcagtctctctctctctctctctctctctctctctctctctctctctctctctctctctctctctctctctctctctctctctctcctccgttttcccatttcctcattctcatatatttttattaaagtttatcattcattatctttttacatCTCCCGTGCCTCGCCTttccctcccccgcctcctcctcttcctcctcctgctcctcctagtcctcctccctGTCATCGTAGTATCTGAGTGTAGTGAAGACCCTCCACACCACCTCACTATCTCATTCCCTACATGAATTCACTCAACAAGCTTCACGAGAGATAATGAAGCTGTGAGAGGAGAGacgatgctgctactactactactactactactactactactactactactactgctactactacttctagtactactactcttccttttGAGATGGAACGTCTAATAATCTCGCCTGAATGACagtccgaggaggaggaggaagaggaggaggaggaggaggaggaggaggaggaggaggaggaggaggaggaggaggaagaggaggaggaaaaggaggaggaggattgattgattaaataactgagtgattgattgatgtAATGAAGTCGCAAAAATtaatgtgaaagaggaggaggaggaggaagaggaggaggaggaggaggaggaggaggaggaggaggaggaatgctgcAAAGGGGGCAAGAACAAAACTAATGAGGACAACAGACCTATagattcttgttttttgttttgtcttttaagTTTTCCTAATCTCCCCTTTTTCACTTTCGAATTCCATTAATCcctctatttatttccattacagtaacttttcttcccttcgttagcacatttcctcccatttcctaCCCATCCATAtccttttcttgtattctctctctctctctccgtaactcATCATTCATCcccatttttctatttcttcttgttattcttctctattttcacttccgttgtttctttttaataattttcagcTCTTTTTCATTCACCtatataataattttctttgtatttctcttttctatattcatttcatttcagTACTTAAAAATTTCctctttgtccttttcttttcattttttttcagataatttcattcatttctattcttcttcttacaattttaacttttttttcagtttctctctaTTCACTTTCTGCTTTCCATTTACCTACGTACATAATC
Protein-coding regions in this window:
- the LOC135093236 gene encoding LOW QUALITY PROTEIN: innexin shaking-B-like (The sequence of the model RefSeq protein was modified relative to this genomic sequence to represent the inferred CDS: deleted 1 base in 1 codon), which encodes ERVDSKVTGHGCFSNGGCLLGVSGQMFLIDRFLGNTFLTFGLDVIKFMEDDQEVRMDPMIFVFPRMTKCSFSKFGTSGELERYDSLCILPINIVNEKIYIFLWFWFLLLVFLTFFVLLYRLMIILSPRMRAYLLCLRFRLINKEVINTIVRKSKMGDWFLFYMLGQNVDTLIFKEVMHELAKRLGHASKDFGEP